From the genome of Spirochaetota bacterium, one region includes:
- a CDS encoding carbon starvation protein A, with protein sequence MILIFITSVLLFAFGYFLYARYISRVLNIKPENPVPSVERKDGVDFVPTNKFVLFGHHFASIAGAGPILGPIIATSMYGWGPTWIWVIIGGVFFGAVHDFLSLIVSVRNQGRSIFDISKDILGKFTSLFMSIFVFLALMIVVAVFAAYTAVTFVSEPRIVIPTLSILLVALIVSFMIYRLKIGLILSTLIGLSIVIASIFISFNFNIAIALPYDSKTSTTVWIFILLAYSFIASVLPVNLILQPRDYINSYILFVGMLFGIAGILSFSFSNLEVKIPFFEISEIAKNPNTGLLEPLWPILFITVACGAISGFHSLISSGTTSKQLANEKDARFVGFGGMLTESLLAVIVIIGVIFFLSYDKLISLVKDGKTILAFGESFGGLTSSILGGWGLSLAILMINGFMLTTLDTATRISRFILEEIVQNLFNRKIVKYLSTTIVVVISGYLALSGAYVAIWKLFGTANQLVAALALVVISTYLLYKGKNSMFAMIPAIFMVITTLGSLVFYFYKYAFDSFNITFLIIDSVLLVVSVISYISIALSIIRTKFLKVQGEKV encoded by the coding sequence ATGATATTAATTTTTATAACATCTGTATTACTTTTCGCTTTTGGATACTTCCTTTACGCAAGGTATATAAGTAGAGTTTTAAACATAAAGCCTGAAAACCCAGTTCCTTCTGTTGAGAGGAAAGATGGTGTTGATTTTGTTCCTACTAATAAATTTGTTCTATTTGGACATCATTTTGCTTCAATAGCAGGTGCAGGTCCTATACTCGGACCTATAATAGCAACGAGTATGTATGGATGGGGACCTACCTGGATCTGGGTGATAATTGGTGGAGTGTTCTTTGGCGCTGTACATGATTTCCTTTCACTCATAGTATCTGTCAGAAACCAAGGCAGGTCAATATTTGATATATCAAAGGATATTTTAGGTAAATTCACAAGTCTATTTATGTCAATATTCGTGTTTCTAGCACTTATGATCGTGGTTGCAGTCTTTGCTGCATACACTGCAGTAACATTTGTTTCTGAACCAAGAATTGTTATTCCAACACTATCAATACTACTTGTAGCATTGATAGTAAGTTTTATGATATACAGATTGAAGATTGGATTGATACTATCTACACTTATAGGTCTTTCAATAGTCATAGCAAGCATATTTATTTCATTCAATTTTAACATTGCTATAGCTTTACCATACGATAGTAAGACATCAACAACAGTGTGGATTTTCATTCTGTTAGCATACTCTTTCATTGCTTCGGTATTACCTGTTAATCTAATCCTTCAGCCAAGAGATTACATCAACTCATATATTCTATTCGTAGGTATGCTATTCGGCATAGCAGGAATACTATCCTTCAGTTTTAGCAATCTGGAAGTAAAAATTCCGTTCTTTGAAATATCCGAGATAGCAAAAAACCCTAACACTGGTCTTCTAGAGCCCTTATGGCCTATACTTTTCATAACAGTTGCCTGTGGAGCAATATCCGGATTTCACTCACTTATCTCTTCAGGAACTACTTCAAAGCAACTAGCCAATGAGAAAGATGCTAGGTTTGTGGGATTCGGTGGAATGTTAACCGAAAGCCTACTTGCCGTCATTGTAATAATAGGGGTTATATTTTTCCTATCATATGATAAACTGATAAGCCTTGTAAAAGATGGTAAGACTATTCTCGCGTTTGGGGAGTCGTTTGGAGGTCTTACAAGTAGCATTCTTGGAGGTTGGGGATTATCACTTGCAATACTAATGATAAACGGATTTATGCTGACAACACTTGATACAGCAACCAGAATATCAAGGTTTATTCTCGAGGAGATTGTTCAAAACTTGTTTAATAGAAAGATAGTCAAGTATCTGTCAACTACGATAGTAGTTGTTATATCGGGCTATCTCGCATTGAGTGGTGCGTATGTTGCAATCTGGAAACTGTTTGGGACTGCTAATCAACTCGTTGCTGCGTTAGCATTAGTCGTGATATCAACCTATTTGCTATACAAAGGAAAAAATAGTATGTTCGCTATGATACCTGCTATATTTATGGTTATAACGACACTTGGGTCGTTGGTTTTCTATTTCTATAAGTATGCCTTTGACTCCTTTAACATCACATTTTTGATCATTGATTCGGTATTACTGGTTGTATCTGTGATTTCGTATATAAGTATTGCTTTATCAATCATAAGAACGAAATTTTTAAAAGTTCAGGGAGAGAAAGTTTAG
- the rpmB gene encoding 50S ribosomal protein L28, with product MARCEICGKGTVFGNNVSHSNKKTPRVWKANVQKKKVIINGVNRYVNICTKCLKAGKLEEYVRRMNKPSKKVSV from the coding sequence ATGGCTAGATGTGAGATCTGTGGAAAGGGAACTGTATTTGGTAATAATGTGAGTCACTCAAACAAGAAGACTCCTAGAGTTTGGAAAGCAAATGTTCAGAAAAAAAAGGTAATAATTAATGGCGTTAATAGATATGTAAATATATGCACAAAATGTCTTAAGGCAGGTAAGTTAGAAGAATATGTAAGAAGAATGAACAAACCATCCAAGAAGGTATCAGTATGA
- the ruvX gene encoding Holliday junction resolvase RuvX yields MRLLALDIGTKRVGVAFCETSIGIVFAREVIVVKNEKDIINNVKEIVLRDKIDKVIVGLPLNFNSTKSHIQSYVENIAAKIKKEIGVDVELFDERFTTKIATQIGSKNIDSLSAKILLEDYINLTKNKHLMEDNF; encoded by the coding sequence ATGAGATTACTTGCTCTGGATATAGGGACAAAAAGAGTAGGTGTAGCATTCTGCGAAACCAGCATCGGTATAGTATTCGCAAGAGAAGTGATCGTAGTGAAGAATGAAAAAGATATCATAAACAATGTAAAAGAAATAGTATTGAGAGACAAGATTGATAAAGTTATCGTTGGCTTACCTCTCAATTTCAACTCAACAAAGAGTCATATACAATCGTATGTTGAGAATATCGCTGCAAAAATCAAAAAAGAGATAGGGGTCGATGTTGAATTGTTTGATGAACGCTTTACAACCAAGATAGCAACTCAAATTGGTAGCAAAAACATTGACTCCCTATCAGCAAAGATACTATTAGAAGATTACATAAACTTGACGAAAAACAAACACCTCATGGAAGATAACTTCTGA